In Ooceraea biroi isolate clonal line C1 chromosome 1, Obir_v5.4, whole genome shotgun sequence, the genomic stretch gtacGACTCGGCAACGAGTTCCTTGCAAGAACGCAGCTGTGCATTTTCCTCATTAACTTGTCTAGCTAAGGTACGCAATCCCTCTAAAAAGATGTATTAGTAGCATGTGTGTGAATAATGTgagacattttaattatcagtTGATAAAAATGCGGTACCACGCAGCAAGATGTTATATGTTACACTCAAGAATCCTTTCCAATCGAAAATTTTAGTCAGAAGGCGTAACAACAGTTTTGCTCCTTCTCTGAAATCGTGATTATTTTCTTGTCTCAATCGGTTGACGATGTCGTCCAATTTTGAGCAGATCTTTGGCAACAGGTGTATTAAATCTTTCACGAAAGACTCAGAAGGTTCATTTTCAAATATCGCCAAAAGCTCTCTTGTGAGAAAACAGACTTGCTTTATCGATATGCCTTGCATTTCGCAACACGATGACGACTGTGAACCAGTTTTGATATCCAAAAGATGAGCTATCTAAACAAAACAACATAacacatttttgttaaattttttagaaataaaatttttaaaattaattcacgtttttgaaataaaaattttttgtatacattcatgtcaaacattaaatttttatacctTTGCATCAAACTTCCTAAAGTATGCTGGATTTTTAGAGCACAGTATGGAACCCGTTTCCCATGGTTCATTCTCCGTAATTGTAATGTTCGCTTTGTTTCCTTTCGAAgatttcttcccttttttagTAGTTTTGTGCTCCATTTTTACAAATGGTGGTAATGGGAAGTAATGGAAGTAACATGGTGGTGGCTGATATTTAGTATCACATAATGTTAGTAAAACATTTAGTTCACCTTGCAAATCGATCAAAGTATCTAGACGTTTTAGTATCTGTTCTTGCAGTAAGAGATCCGTCTGTGTAACAAAGCCTGTGATTATTTCCCTAAACCTGTAACATTTCTTTTAGTTTTTCGCACAATCACATCattataaatcataaaataatatttaattctcaTACTTACCAATTAATACTGCATATCATGAGATCCAGTATTGGCGGTTCCGGTATATCAAAGTTTCCTGGCATTAGTATCTCACATCCCAGAAGAGCATCTATAGCTTGTAATTCCCCATGCACGCTGAGCCTCATATTACACACTCTGAGAAGTCTAAACAATACTGGCGCAATTGAACCACTTCTTTTATTTCCCAAATTTAGCACACAGTTTTCTGACTCGTTTCCTGTTCCCTTATTTAGCCCAAATTTAGGTACTAAATCTTCActgataaacataaaaattacatcTATTTGATATTGAACTTGCATTAACTTTAAgtactttatatttatgaaactCCCCCCAATCAcagaataaatcaaatataaattttaatttaatatattaatctacttttttaaatctctAAGTATCTCATgagttacattaaaaaaaaatatagaatcaCATTGTATTTACCTGGATGGTAATGTATCTgtcatatatgtattaataaattcatccTCAATACAGCTGgtaattttttgtaaaaagtttGCATTAATATGTTCCGTTTGCACGATTACTTGTGACAATTGATCATAAAACAAAGGTTGCGATTTAGAACAACTCTTCACGCTTTTCATTACTTTATCTGCAAAAGATATTTTGTTACATCGCGCATAATGCAAAACTATGATTttcaaaacaaattaataaacatactAAATAATTCCAGAGCTTGATCACAAGTCTCAACCTTTCCTGCTAGATGTTTTATCGCCATTACTGCTGCCATAACACCTTTGCACTTTGTGCTGAAATATGTGGAtcaacatatttataaatttaataaattaaaatattctattaactCCGTGACATGCTTACATCGGCTTAGCAACAGACAactgtttctgcaacagtatGAACAGATCATCACGTAGCGATTCCGAAGTCACATCGTCAGCTAAACATAATCCATGTAATAAATCGCCCAGAGTGCCAACTTCTTCCAGTCCAAAGCAATCTATCTTTTCTAGCAGAATTCTCAGGTGATTGCAATGAGATATCAAGCAATCTCTCTCAACCGTGTTCTCCGTCATTTTGCAAAGTATAGTCAGTGCGTGTTTTACAGTTTGATCGTTATTGCCCATGAGAAGAATAATCTTTTCTACAATCTCACGCTGTTTAAACAACATGTCTTTTTGGCTGACGAACTGCAATCGAAACCATTCtattgcaaaattaacaaacacGCACTCttcagattttaataatttagacGCCAATTGCAATATCGCTGTTTGCAACTCCTGAACAACCTGAAAATATCACATACAAGTAATAGCACAAGTATTGTtccgtttaaataaaaatcaatctagcaaatttttcgtttgcaAGACATGTACACACCTCTTTGTACTCATTGTAAAATGTGTGCAGCAAACTTATCCTGTAAAAGCCGCATCGGatgttttgttttaataaagtttctgCGCTCTTTTGTCTCGTTGTCCCAGAAAACACCAGGAGTAGAATGATTAAATCCATGGGCTTTGCATTTTTGTTGATATCTTTTATTAGCGCTAACACAACAGGCACTACGTCTTTAACCAACAACATACACATCTTTAGCGTTTTAACTATCTGCACTTGATTTTTATAGCACTCTTCAACTTTGTCTCCAGCAAGAGGTTGCATCTCTATGTTGCGCAGTACAAGTAACGTTTGCTTGATAATGTCAGGTGTTACAGAATCGTTGAGAAGAAATCTGCAATAGAGTTACAAAAAAGTTGTCATTATTTGTTGGCATTTTACTACCAAAAACACAAGTAAAGGAAAAGTCAGTTAAATATACCTGATAACGGACggtacaaattttattttcatattcgtCTTTAGCAATtgcaaaactttaattttgtattcttcCAGACATTCCTCACTGAGATTAAAGGTGGTGATGCAGTTTAAGATCACATTTATcaattcattattttcttccaacatttttatcagaatttgCGCGATACTCTGGTGCTGAACGTCTGACAAAATATCTGGCAGGAATAAGATGAGCTCATGTTGGAACCATAGTGGACACGTTTCTAACAACTGTTCTATATTTGTAGTTAACGTATCGACATTGACTATAGTATCCAAAAAACGAAACTGATGTAGCAATAATATGGCCCAGGGTATTTTTTCGGGAGTATCTCTAAAAGGGAAagctatataaaatttctttactaCTAATAAAAGTTATGACACTTTTTAATGTCATGATCATTCAACGATTATTATCACATGATTAAATCTGTATTTAGATAATACTATATTTAGTGATGCACTTACGCCAAGAGAACAAATTCATTGAGCTTagatataaagatattgtATACATCTGTTTGAATTTCTGTAAATTCTAATAATATCCTTGCCAGAGATACATTGTTTAGAGCACTGAGACCTCTGGTATCGACAGACAATTCCATGTCATTTAACATCCTCTCAAATCTCCCTTCATTTTGAACATATTTAtctattgtattaattatatcttttttttggaaTTGCTTCGAGTTTAATAGCTTGTTCATCTTCCTTTTGGCAACAGATGCAGGAACatctaaataaagaaatttaaatgcaaGTGTAATCTCACAAATCTTCTACCTACTTTTTTTTCTAGATAAAACatagaatatatattgtaGAAATACTTACTAAGTACATGTACATCATCAACTGATAATGTAATTCCACACTTCtgtaaaaaattagaaaaaacaCATAGCTCATCTTGCTTCCTGAATGAACGATCCTCGCTGTTGACTTTGCATTTCTCCACAAGTTTATCAGTACTTTTACGTTTTTCTAATCTTGTAGCTGAATACAGTTCTTTAGATGTGTCGTGTTGCTTCTTCTGCGAGATGTTAGATTTGGTGATTGGTTTGATAGGTGATCTATAACTCGTGGAACCTTTCTTCAAGGGAGAATCCTCGTCAGTGTTAGTATTTTGTGTAGTTTTATGTTTCTTCCTGATGACTGTAGGTTCGTCGAATGAAACATCAAGATCACTGTCTTCTTCTGTTCTTTTGGGAACCTCCTCTGTTATTTTGGGACTCGCAACTCTAGATTTGTTCGTGAATGGATAACGACGCTTTATCGGCGTACTATTTTCTGAAGGGCGAGTATCCTCTGGGCTCATGACAGATGTGTTCATTGACACTTGACTATTCAGCTTCGATCTCGACACTGCAGTCTTGGATAATTTATGGCTAACAATCAAATCTTCTTCTTCCGAGGCATCATTTTGAATCTcataaaaatttcgttttctGCTTTTCATGGAAGAATTACTCCCTACTGATGATTGACTGTTTAGTGGCTTCAAAGCTGATGATCCGACGCCTGACAATCTTCTATCAATAAATGAATCACTCCTTTCTTTTGTTGTGCAAAGACTTGCTTGCTTACTGCTGATGATGGAATCTGCCCTTTCTGAAGATTGACTATCTGACTGCAGATTTCTGTGCAAGCTGCCCTTGAGCTTCAATTTTCTCCTATCCATGGTGGAAACTGGTGTTCTTTGTTACTAATTCTTTTTAAGACCGATCGAAGTGAATATAATGATTTAGATGAGATGAAGAAcataagtttttaaaattatatcttactGTATTACGTCGTATTCTTATCAAGATATTAAATGTCAATGATTCACTTTCTGCTCGAATTTATTTACTGTCGTCTCATTTGTTactcttaataattattctgaaTTAATCAGTTATATCAATTAATCATGTGAAATTGATGCTTGCAACACATTAACACTTTCCAAGAAACTTCACGAAACCTCTTATTTGAATTGCATGAAATAACAGAGGCGCAAATGGCGCCAAacgaacaattttttattcaacagAAATGCAGTATGTACACGTCAGTTTAAAGTATTGCCAATAGCGAAGAAGCAAATATAACCAGGATCTCGTATGTCTACGGACCAATAATCGTATTGATAATTCCAGTATGGTATGTTTCTAGATGAAGCTAAACCATCACAAGAAATACATTATCGAAGGTTATAAAGATGGTTGACGATCAGTCGACCACAGTTGACAATCATAGGCACCGTCGGCATCACCGACAatcttttatttgtaaattgaGTGTGTGTATCTTTCAGTGCTTGTTGAAGAATTCTACGGATTGCTGTCAGTATCTATCAGTAGTTCAACTTGGTTCAGCTATCTTGCATCCCTTTAGCAAGCAGCGTCTAAACAAACATGGTAAGGAAATTCATGTTTTCACTTTGTCGAGGTTTTAACCTCGTTATCTATTTATCCGTGATCATTGACATAGAGTGTGTTCTCCACTTGGCAAAAATATCAGGtagaaaaggatagaaagcaAAGGTAATgtagctttctctctctaataaAAGAAGAGTGGGGGAGTGAACATCGTTCTCGATTGTTTATATACGATCACTTCGTTCTTCTGttattagagagagaaagctatATTACATGtgctttctatccttttttatttgatacttGATATTGCAGAGAACACGCTTGGTTTATCTTACTATGTCCATAATAGATAATCAGCTTCGTTATATCAGTTTTTGCACGAAGCTGTTACTACGGTTTGATTTCCGCATGACATTTAAGTTCATAATAGCAACGAAACAGAACATTCCATAATTTGGGATGGTTCGCGAAATTTCTATGTTTATTGGATTACCTCGATTTCCTATTGAAAGATGTCAGACGTAAACATCAGAGACATAAATGTAGAGATTTGAAGTTGAaacaaagatatataaaaattaattgtgcaaTAAACTGTTTTATTCGAAACTGTTCACAGAATGTCTGTGCTAATCTAGACAAGTAGCGTATAATAGAAATTGGCAATCTGTTAAATGAGAAAGAATTTGATTATGATTATTTGATGTGATATacgtttattaaaaacaatatgTCTTTGTACTTTTGCAACTGTTAAtgcttgtttttatttaattttttagtcTCATACCATACTACTGGTACAGCCTGGCCACAGGCCTGAAACAAGAACATACTCGGATTATGAAAGTGTTAATGAATGTATGGAAGGTAACATTATATAgcattaatttcaatattaagaaatattagagATACAGAAAAATTACTAATCGATATAGATGGTTTTCTTGCCTTGTACATTTTATActtaaattgttatataaaatatgcttacatatttgtatatatttctataatacttctataataattatttggatacgaatattaattaattaattggatTTTTTTGCAGgtgtttgtaaaatttatgaagAACATCTAAAGAGACGAAATCCAAATACCCCAACTATTACGTATGATATCAGTCAGTTGTTCGATTTTGTCGACCAACTAACGGATTTATCATGTCTCGTATATCAAAAGTCAACAAATACCTATGCGCCATATAATAAGGATTGgatcaaagaaaaaatatacgtatTATTGCGCAGAGCTGCAGGACATAGCGAGTAAACAgtgtataaaaatagaaaaaaatgctttcctatataaaatatttaaaaaaataagtctatataattatttgttgcaATAAACctataatttgaaattttatttacgtcGATATAGGTAGTTGTCATATACTTTCCTTTTCgcatgtaaaatatacattgatCACTCTGTATCATTCAGGCATACGTATAtagcatttattatatatatttaaatgtaatatgttatttgtacacttatttaaaaattcccATAATGTACTCCTCcatttatgtaatttgtaCAAATTGTTATAAGCATATTTTCCATAGAGTTAGCGTTTTGGAAGGGCAATTTGAATCGGCCAATTGAAAACGCTGATCTTTCAGGTAAATGGatcgttattttataaacGTCGACGCTGTTAAGCTGATTGCGATAACGTAGGTGTTCTTTTATTGTCTacaatctttatttaataacttcCAAAAAGTCCGCAATAAGTTTACTGATCTCTATTGTCTCTGATAAAAAAGCGATGTAGTGATACAACTCAATATCGGGGCAGTAGTGTTTTCttctaatgaaaatatagcATCCGATACTTTCATGGATTCCAATGTCCCTAGCACGATGAGTGTGTGATTGGCGGCGTCAGATCGCAACTATGGACAAATGGGACTCTCGAGAAATaaccaataaaatgcttttgtgtAACCAATGGTCATCTTTGCTGGAAAGCAACCATAGCAAATCACTGTTCGCGCATGCGCATGGCGATTTCCATTGCGCATGCGTGAGAAGTTCGACCTGTAATGAAGCGCAGATTCATCGCCATTTCTGTCAACACTCCCTTCAATTCCCTTTCTGTGAGGAAGCTGGCAGGGTGCAGTGCGTGTTGTTAGAGGCGTCTCTCTTTCGTACGAATAGTTGAAAGCAAATTGGTATACGCAAAATGGCCACGTCAAAAACTACTAATACGTATAACAGACAAAATTGGGAGGACGCGGTAAGTGTAAAAGATCTTTGCGATAATGTTAACATAACAAGGTTATATTTCTATAACGCACTTGCAAATACCTCGTCGTACTGACTTCGGTTTGTTTTGTCTGTATAGGAGTTCCCGATACTATGCCAAACGTGCTTAGGCGACAATCCATACATTCGCATGGTAAGTAACTCATACtaagcattaaatattaaaaatctcagttttcatccttttcataatgctataatttttatttacagacAAAGGAAAAATATGGGAAAGAGTGCAAGATCTGCATGCGGCCGTTCACGGTATTTAGATGGTGTCCAGGAGCAAGAATGCGATTTAAGAAGACCGAAGTTTGCCAGACGTGCAGTCGTCTGAAGAACGT encodes the following:
- the LOC105280308 gene encoding Fanconi anemia group D2 protein homolog, with the translated sequence MDRRKLKLKGSLHRNLQSDSQSSERADSIISSKQASLCTTKERSDSFIDRRLSGVGSSALKPLNSQSSVGSNSSMKSRKRNFYEIQNDASEEEDLIVSHKLSKTAVSRSKLNSQVSMNTSVMSPEDTRPSENSTPIKRRYPFTNKSRVASPKITEEVPKRTEEDSDLDVSFDEPTVIRKKHKTTQNTNTDEDSPLKKGSTSYRSPIKPITKSNISQKKQHDTSKELYSATRLEKRKSTDKLVEKCKVNSEDRSFRKQDELCVFSNFLQKCGITLSVDDVHVLNVPASVAKRKMNKLLNSKQFQKKDIINTIDKYVQNEGRFERMLNDMELSVDTRGLSALNNVSLARILLEFTEIQTDVYNIFISKLNEFVLLADTPEKIPWAILLLHQFRFLDTIVNVDTLTTNIEQLLETCPLWFQHELILFLPDILSDVQHQSIAQILIKMLEENNELINVILNCITTFNLSEECLEEYKIKVLQLLKTNMKIKFVPSVIRFLLNDSVTPDIIKQTLLVLRNIEMQPLAGDKVEECYKNQVQIVKTLKMCMLLVKDVVPVVLALIKDINKNAKPMDLIILLLVFSGTTRQKSAETLLKQNIRCGFYRISLLHTFYNEYKEVVQELQTAILQLASKLLKSEECVFVNFAIEWFRLQFVSQKDMLFKQREIVEKIILLMGNNDQTVKHALTILCKMTENTVERDCLISHCNHLRILLEKIDCFGLEEVGTLGDLLHGLCLADDVTSESLRDDLFILLQKQLSVAKPITKCKGVMAAVMAIKHLAGKVETCDQALELFNKVMKSVKSCSKSQPLFYDQLSQVIVQTEHINANFLQKITSCIEDEFINTYMTDTLPSSEDLVPKFGLNKGTGNESENCVLNLGNKRSGSIAPVLFRLLRVCNMRLSVHGELQAIDALLGCEILMPGNFDIPEPPILDLMICSINWFREIITGFVTQTDLLLQEQILKRLDTLIDLQGELNVLLTLCDTKYQPPPCYFHYFPLPPFVKMEHKTTKKGKKSSKGNKANITITENEPWETGSILCSKNPAYFRKFDAKIAHLLDIKTGSQSSSCCEMQGISIKQVCFLTRELLAIFENEPSESFVKDLIHLLPKICSKLDDIVNRLRQENNHDFREGAKLLLRLLTKIFDWKGFLSVTYNILLREGLRTLARQVNEENAQLRSCKELVAESYKYFESLSDVATEISLATALVNMCQSLMKHSETYTQQYKDKHAKLAYGFLCLEWPEDKHTGSQYKLSINQLLNNWMDNEPLPLQVVTSILKWLPNEVSDLENVQSTLTQIPSVNRNIFHLLYKKLFDGLIKGINISLLTVNSDPKRIKVWHSIVSNVQKLVQICKTLKTKSLIQLFLRYMPLLIKQFLNVGMPILEHNLKYQTDDVTSILKMMQSGTRYLHAICCDCTEKKNLPLTKYVPAAKSILERLIYSVKGMLVLNDSATAFWMGNLVNKNLDGREILSQTSSEETAVDMNAVSEELVSASSEILDSDLSEDLMEETDDEDNN
- the LOC105280307 gene encoding enhancer of rudimentary homolog — its product is MSHTILLVQPGHRPETRTYSDYESVNECMEGVCKIYEEHLKRRNPNTPTITYDISQLFDFVDQLTDLSCLVYQKSTNTYAPYNKDWIKEKIYVLLRRAAGHSE